Proteins found in one Bremerella volcania genomic segment:
- a CDS encoding aminopeptidase P family protein encodes MRHQALDSKLFVENRAKLTSMLPKNAMAIVNANDVLPTNADGSIKIIPNADLFYLSGIEQEESILLLHPDAYEPKNREVLFLREPTELLQIWEGQKLTQERATEISGIATVKWLKDFPLALRDSMLSADEVFLNTNEHRRAAATVETRDDRFVSQCKQDYPLHTYRRLAPLLHQLRAVKSDLEIDLIKKAVDITRKGFLRVLGFLKPGVTEFEIEAELIHEYTRNRGAFAYTPIIASGKNACGLHYIDNDQVCEDGDLVLIDTGSNYGNYNSDLTRTIPVNGRFTKRQRDVYDAVLRVMQASIEGAVVGKAHRDWQHEAQLMINEELLSLGLLTKDEVAGHTREKPACKKYFMHGLGHPMGLDVHDVAPVDAPFAPGWVLTVEPGIYLPDEGFAVRLENDILITEDGPVDLMKDIPVEADHIESLMQEAAAKR; translated from the coding sequence ATGCGACACCAAGCCCTCGACTCGAAGCTATTTGTTGAAAACCGAGCAAAGCTGACCAGCATGCTCCCTAAAAACGCGATGGCGATCGTGAACGCCAACGATGTGTTGCCGACCAACGCGGATGGAAGCATCAAGATCATTCCCAACGCCGACCTCTTCTACCTCTCCGGCATCGAGCAAGAGGAATCGATCCTACTGCTGCACCCGGACGCTTACGAGCCGAAGAACCGGGAAGTCTTGTTTCTGCGAGAGCCGACCGAACTGTTGCAGATCTGGGAGGGACAGAAGCTGACCCAGGAGCGCGCCACGGAAATCTCCGGAATCGCGACCGTGAAGTGGTTGAAGGATTTCCCTTTGGCCCTCCGCGACTCGATGCTCAGCGCCGACGAGGTGTTCCTGAACACCAACGAACATCGCCGTGCCGCCGCGACGGTCGAGACCCGCGACGACCGTTTCGTCAGCCAGTGCAAGCAAGACTACCCGCTGCATACCTATCGCCGACTGGCGCCCCTGCTGCATCAACTGCGTGCCGTGAAGTCCGACCTGGAAATCGACCTGATCAAGAAGGCGGTGGACATCACGCGTAAGGGGTTCCTCCGCGTGCTCGGGTTCCTCAAGCCCGGCGTGACCGAGTTTGAGATCGAGGCCGAGTTGATCCATGAATACACCCGAAACCGCGGAGCGTTCGCCTACACGCCGATCATTGCTTCCGGCAAAAACGCGTGCGGACTGCACTACATCGACAACGATCAGGTCTGCGAGGATGGAGACCTGGTGCTGATCGATACCGGGTCGAACTACGGAAATTACAATTCCGACCTGACCCGCACGATCCCCGTCAATGGACGCTTCACTAAGCGGCAACGCGACGTGTACGACGCGGTGTTGCGCGTCATGCAGGCCTCGATCGAAGGGGCCGTCGTCGGCAAGGCACACCGCGACTGGCAACACGAAGCGCAGTTGATGATCAATGAAGAACTGCTGAGCTTGGGACTGCTCACCAAGGATGAAGTCGCCGGGCATACCCGCGAGAAACCGGCGTGTAAGAAGTATTTCATGCACGGCCTGGGACATCCGATGGGCCTGGACGTGCACGATGTGGCACCGGTCGATGCTCCGTTCGCTCCTGGCTGGGTGCTGACGGTTGAACCAGGCATCTATCTGCCTGACGAAGGGTTCGCCGTGCGACTCGAGAACGACATCTTGATCACCGAGGACGGCCCGGTCGACCTGATGAAAGACATTCCCGTCGAAGCGGATCACATCGAGTCGCTCATGCAGGAAGCGGCGGCCAAGAGGTAG